In Aquila chrysaetos chrysaetos chromosome 2, bAquChr1.4, whole genome shotgun sequence, the following are encoded in one genomic region:
- the LOC115350857 gene encoding cytosolic phospholipase A2 beta-like isoform X3, whose product MVSMKICPIHMLSVRIIQAKNIKSRDLWTVPLSCQNLAGQCYSLLDTSLKYLGLSGCSRHLQSSPGSSSERHHLGDFLSHRCQASQMTASDCYVRLWLPSALNGKLQTKTIKNSDNPVWNETFYFRIQREVENILELAVCDEDPLTKDDMQFTVLFNVARIRPGETLRETFALKSEKERCTKKWESLEVEFWMERIPGPAEHLITNDVLVSREVCCLEVQLDINESRRYLKEGKNLVLTVSASHEGTQKTTDDTDTFYFHCVKAWEPVLKVRLQKVSDKEDDNSNLSDTLTVPLKFLPVGHKVKITLPVRHNVPLQLYLQLNDCTEKLDVRLGYDLCREEQEFLQKRKRVVAGALKRVLHLERDLHGHEVPVIAVMATGGGLRAMSAMFGHLLALQKLHLLDCVTYITGASGSTWTLADLYEHADWSQKTLEGPLKAVKEQVTKCKLNLMSIEHLKYYHKELAERAKAGHVSSFTTLWSLVQEMFLHERPRKYKLTDQRKALEHGQNPLPFYAVLNVKEEKFSTFKFREWAEFSPYEVAIPKYGASIRSEYFDSEFFMGRRVKKLPESRICYLEGLWTNIFTRNLLDGLYWSSNSSEFWERWAKDMVDIDKHSPEDDVTIIEPPSCLSGKLYEMFQDIMTKRPLLGKSHNFLRGLEFHKDYIHQKKFIEWKDTVLDSFPNNLTPLQKYLCLIDVGYFINTSGAALFKPERNVDVIISLDYGLGNVFKQLEMTYKYCKIQKIPFPKVEISKEEEKNPKECYVFSDAEDPRAPIVIHFPLVNDTFKEFKEPGVKRCLSEMEEGKVNLENNCSPYYLIRLIYSSENFDKLVNLSKYNILNNKDLLLQAIRSAVERRRSSRTGNLPSHSGAGYP is encoded by the exons ATGGTGTCT atgaAGATTTGCCCCATCCACATGCTTTCTGTAAGAATCATACAAGCTAAGAACATCAAGTCAAGAGACCTAT GGACAGTTCCACTTTCCTGCCAAAACCTTGCGGGGCAATGTTATTCACTGCTTGATACCAGTCTGAAGTATTTAGGCCTCTCGGGCTGCAGTAGACATCTTCAGTCAAGTCCAGGCTCCAGCTCTGAAAGACATCACCTTGGAGATTTCCTTTCACACCGTTGTCAAGCTTCACAAA tgaCTGCATCAGACTGCTATGTGCGCTTGTGGCTGCCATCTGCTTTGAATGGAAAGCTTCAGACCAAAACCATCAAGAATTCTGACAACCCTGTCTGGAATGAGACTTTCTACTTTAGGATCCAGAGAGAAGTTGAG AACATTTTAGAATTGGCAGTGTGTGATGAAGATCCACTCACCAAAGATGACATGCAGTTCACAGTTCTTTTTAATGTTGCTAGAATCAGACCCGGGGAGACACTCCGTGAgacttttgctttaaaatcagAG aaagagagGTGCACTAAGAAATGGGAAAGTTTGGAAGTAGAATTCTGGATGGAAAGAAT TCCTGGCCCTGCAGAGCACCTCATTACCAATGATGTCCTAGTG TCCCGTGAGGTTTGCTGCTTGGAAGTGCAATTGGACATTAACGAAAGCAGGAGATATTTGAAAG AGGGTAAAAATCTTGTGCTTACGGTGTCTGCATCTCATGAGggaacacagaaaacaacagacGACACAGATACTTTCTACTTCCATTGCGTGAAGGCTTGGGAGCCAGTTCTAAAAGTCAGGCTGCAG aAAGTTTCTGATAAGGAAGATGACAATAGTAATTTAAGTGACACCTTAACAGTACCACTGAAATTTCTCCCTGTTGGACATAAAGTGAAAATAACCCTCCCTGTAAGACAT AATGTGCCACTGCAGTTGTACCTCCAACTAAATGATTG cACAGAAAAACTAGATGTGCGCTTAGGGTATGATCTGTGCCGAGAAGAGCAAGAATTCttgcaaaaaaggaagagagtgGTTGCCGGTGCCCTGAAAAGGGTTCTTCACCTGGAAAGAGATCTACATGGACACGAG GTCCCGGTAATAGCTGTTATGGCAACAGGCGGAGGCCTCAGAGCAATGTCAGCTATGTTTGGGCACCTCTTAGCTCTTCAGAAGCTACATCTGTTGGACTGTGTTACCTATATCACCGGGGCTTCTGGCTCGACATG gACCCTAGCAGACCTGTATGAGCATGCCGACTGGTCACAGAAGACTCTGGAGGGGCCACTTAAGGCAGTAAAAGAACAAGTGACAAAATGCAAGCTCAACCTTATGTCTATAGAGCATCTGAAGTATTATCACAAGGAACTCGCTGAAAGGGCAAAAGCAGGACATGTGTCATCTTTTACAACTCTGTGGTCGCTTGTTCAGGAAATGTTCTTACATGAACGG CCAAGAAAGTACAAACTCACAGACCAGCGCAAGGCATTGGAGCATGGACAAAACCCATTGCCTTTCTATGCAGTCCTCAatgtgaaagaggaaaagttcAGTACTTTCAAATTTAGAG AGTGGGCGGAGTTCTCTCCTTACGAGGTGGCCATACCAAAATACGGAGCCTCCATTCGTTCAGAATATTTTGACAGTGAATTTTTCATGGGAAGGCGAGTGAAGAAGCTGCCAGAATCTCGGATCTGCTATCTGGAAG GTCTTTGGACAAACATCTTTACAAGGAATTTGCTGGATGGCTTGTACTGGTCCTCAAATTCAAGTGAATTCTGGGAACGATGGGCCAAAGATATGGTAGATATAG ACAAACATTCCCCTGAGGATGATGTCACTATCATCGAGCCTCCGTCTTGTCTGTCAGGGAAATTGTATGAAATGTTTCAGGACATTATGACCAAGCGTCCACTATTGGGAAAGTCTCATAACTTCCTGAGAGGCTTAGAATTTCATAAGGATTATATCCATCAGAAAAAATTTATTGAATGGAAAG acacCGTGCTGGACTCTTTCCCTAACAATCTGACACCGCTGCAGAAATATCTTTGCCTGATAGATGTTGGCTATTTCATCAACACCAGTGGTGCAGCACTTTTCAAGCCAGAGAGGAATGTAGATGTCATTATCTCGCTTGATTATGGTTTGGGGAATGTGTTCAAG CAATTAGAGATGACATACAAATATTGCAAGATACAAAAAATCCCATTCCCCAAAGTGGAGATAAgtaaagaagaagagaagaacCCAAAGGAATGTTACGTGTTTTCGGATGCGGAGGACCCCAGAGCACCCATAGTAATCCATTTCCCCCTGGTGAATGACACCTTTAAGGAATTCAAGGAGCCTG
- the LOC115350857 gene encoding cytosolic phospholipase A2 beta-like isoform X2, translating into MGSPPAKMKICPIHMLSVRIIQAKNIKSRDLWTVPLSCQNLAGQCYSLLDTSLKYLGLSGCSRHLQSSPGSSSERHHLGDFLSHRCQASQMTASDCYVRLWLPSALNGKLQTKTIKNSDNPVWNETFYFRIQREVENILELAVCDEDPLTKDDMQFTVLFNVARIRPGETLRETFALKSEKERCTKKWESLEVEFWMERIPGPAEHLITNDVLVSREVCCLEVQLDINESRRYLKEGKNLVLTVSASHEGTQKTTDDTDTFYFHCVKAWEPVLKVRLQKVSDKEDDNSNLSDTLTVPLKFLPVGHKVKITLPVRHNVPLQLYLQLNDCTEKLDVRLGYDLCREEQEFLQKRKRVVAGALKRVLHLERDLHGHEVPVIAVMATGGGLRAMSAMFGHLLALQKLHLLDCVTYITGASGSTWTLADLYEHADWSQKTLEGPLKAVKEQVTKCKLNLMSIEHLKYYHKELAERAKAGHVSSFTTLWSLVQEMFLHERPRKYKLTDQRKALEHGQNPLPFYAVLNVKEEKFSTFKFREWAEFSPYEVAIPKYGASIRSEYFDSEFFMGRRVKKLPESRICYLEGLWTNIFTRNLLDGLYWSSNSSEFWERWAKDMVDIDKHSPEDDVTIIEPPSCLSGKLYEMFQDIMTKRPLLGKSHNFLRGLEFHKDYIHQKKFIEWKDTVLDSFPNNLTPLQKYLCLIDVGYFINTSGAALFKPERNVDVIISLDYGLGNVFKQLEMTYKYCKIQKIPFPKVEISKEEEKNPKECYVFSDAEDPRAPIVIHFPLVNDTFKEFKEPGVKRCLSEMEEGKVNLENNCSPYYLIRLIYSSENFDKLVNLSKYNILNNKDLLLQAIRSAVERRRSSRTGNLPSHSGAGYP; encoded by the exons ATGGGGAGCCCACCAGCCAAG atgaAGATTTGCCCCATCCACATGCTTTCTGTAAGAATCATACAAGCTAAGAACATCAAGTCAAGAGACCTAT GGACAGTTCCACTTTCCTGCCAAAACCTTGCGGGGCAATGTTATTCACTGCTTGATACCAGTCTGAAGTATTTAGGCCTCTCGGGCTGCAGTAGACATCTTCAGTCAAGTCCAGGCTCCAGCTCTGAAAGACATCACCTTGGAGATTTCCTTTCACACCGTTGTCAAGCTTCACAAA tgaCTGCATCAGACTGCTATGTGCGCTTGTGGCTGCCATCTGCTTTGAATGGAAAGCTTCAGACCAAAACCATCAAGAATTCTGACAACCCTGTCTGGAATGAGACTTTCTACTTTAGGATCCAGAGAGAAGTTGAG AACATTTTAGAATTGGCAGTGTGTGATGAAGATCCACTCACCAAAGATGACATGCAGTTCACAGTTCTTTTTAATGTTGCTAGAATCAGACCCGGGGAGACACTCCGTGAgacttttgctttaaaatcagAG aaagagagGTGCACTAAGAAATGGGAAAGTTTGGAAGTAGAATTCTGGATGGAAAGAAT TCCTGGCCCTGCAGAGCACCTCATTACCAATGATGTCCTAGTG TCCCGTGAGGTTTGCTGCTTGGAAGTGCAATTGGACATTAACGAAAGCAGGAGATATTTGAAAG AGGGTAAAAATCTTGTGCTTACGGTGTCTGCATCTCATGAGggaacacagaaaacaacagacGACACAGATACTTTCTACTTCCATTGCGTGAAGGCTTGGGAGCCAGTTCTAAAAGTCAGGCTGCAG aAAGTTTCTGATAAGGAAGATGACAATAGTAATTTAAGTGACACCTTAACAGTACCACTGAAATTTCTCCCTGTTGGACATAAAGTGAAAATAACCCTCCCTGTAAGACAT AATGTGCCACTGCAGTTGTACCTCCAACTAAATGATTG cACAGAAAAACTAGATGTGCGCTTAGGGTATGATCTGTGCCGAGAAGAGCAAGAATTCttgcaaaaaaggaagagagtgGTTGCCGGTGCCCTGAAAAGGGTTCTTCACCTGGAAAGAGATCTACATGGACACGAG GTCCCGGTAATAGCTGTTATGGCAACAGGCGGAGGCCTCAGAGCAATGTCAGCTATGTTTGGGCACCTCTTAGCTCTTCAGAAGCTACATCTGTTGGACTGTGTTACCTATATCACCGGGGCTTCTGGCTCGACATG gACCCTAGCAGACCTGTATGAGCATGCCGACTGGTCACAGAAGACTCTGGAGGGGCCACTTAAGGCAGTAAAAGAACAAGTGACAAAATGCAAGCTCAACCTTATGTCTATAGAGCATCTGAAGTATTATCACAAGGAACTCGCTGAAAGGGCAAAAGCAGGACATGTGTCATCTTTTACAACTCTGTGGTCGCTTGTTCAGGAAATGTTCTTACATGAACGG CCAAGAAAGTACAAACTCACAGACCAGCGCAAGGCATTGGAGCATGGACAAAACCCATTGCCTTTCTATGCAGTCCTCAatgtgaaagaggaaaagttcAGTACTTTCAAATTTAGAG AGTGGGCGGAGTTCTCTCCTTACGAGGTGGCCATACCAAAATACGGAGCCTCCATTCGTTCAGAATATTTTGACAGTGAATTTTTCATGGGAAGGCGAGTGAAGAAGCTGCCAGAATCTCGGATCTGCTATCTGGAAG GTCTTTGGACAAACATCTTTACAAGGAATTTGCTGGATGGCTTGTACTGGTCCTCAAATTCAAGTGAATTCTGGGAACGATGGGCCAAAGATATGGTAGATATAG ACAAACATTCCCCTGAGGATGATGTCACTATCATCGAGCCTCCGTCTTGTCTGTCAGGGAAATTGTATGAAATGTTTCAGGACATTATGACCAAGCGTCCACTATTGGGAAAGTCTCATAACTTCCTGAGAGGCTTAGAATTTCATAAGGATTATATCCATCAGAAAAAATTTATTGAATGGAAAG acacCGTGCTGGACTCTTTCCCTAACAATCTGACACCGCTGCAGAAATATCTTTGCCTGATAGATGTTGGCTATTTCATCAACACCAGTGGTGCAGCACTTTTCAAGCCAGAGAGGAATGTAGATGTCATTATCTCGCTTGATTATGGTTTGGGGAATGTGTTCAAG CAATTAGAGATGACATACAAATATTGCAAGATACAAAAAATCCCATTCCCCAAAGTGGAGATAAgtaaagaagaagagaagaacCCAAAGGAATGTTACGTGTTTTCGGATGCGGAGGACCCCAGAGCACCCATAGTAATCCATTTCCCCCTGGTGAATGACACCTTTAAGGAATTCAAGGAGCCTG